A genome region from Flavobacterium sp. CFS9 includes the following:
- a CDS encoding inorganic diphosphatase, translated as MTADKLTTFDVLIEIPRGSRNKYEYDFEIKRMRFDRMLFSSMMYPADYGFIPETLALDGDPLDVLVLVNEPTFPGCVMEVKPIGVFHMADDKGPDEKIICVPVSDPIWNSLNDLSDINGHLVKEIEHFFQVYKDLENKKVDVEGWGDVNEAYAIIAECTKRFDDIENKPEGLFSIK; from the coding sequence ATGACCGCAGACAAACTAACAACTTTCGATGTGTTAATCGAAATACCAAGAGGAAGCAGAAATAAATACGAGTATGATTTTGAAATTAAAAGAATGCGTTTCGACAGAATGTTGTTCTCTTCAATGATGTACCCGGCTGATTACGGATTTATTCCTGAAACTTTAGCTCTTGATGGTGACCCTCTTGATGTATTGGTTTTAGTAAACGAACCAACTTTCCCTGGATGTGTTATGGAAGTAAAACCAATTGGTGTTTTCCACATGGCAGATGATAAAGGACCGGACGAAAAAATTATTTGTGTACCAGTTTCTGACCCAATCTGGAATTCATTAAATGATCTTTCTGATATCAACGGACACTTAGTAAAAGAAATCGAGCACTTCTTCCAGGTATACAAAGACCTTGAAAACAAAAAAGTAGATGTAGAAGGATGGGGAGACGTAAACGAAGCTTATGCTATTATTGCAGAGTGTACAAAACGTTTTGATGATATTGAAAACAAACCGGAAGGATTATTTAGCATTAAATAA
- a CDS encoding pyruvate dehydrogenase complex E1 component subunit beta has translation MRTIQFREAICEAMSEEMRHDESIYLMGEEVAEYNGAYKASKGMLAEFGEKRVIDTPIAELGFTGIAVGSAMNGCRPIVEYMTFNFCLVGIDQIINNAAKMRQMTGGQFNVPIVFRGPTASAGQLGATHSQALENWFANTPGLKVVVPSTPYDAKGLLKSAIRDNDPVIFMESEQMYGDKGEVPDGEYTIPLGVADVKREGKDVTIVSFGKIIKEAFIAADELAKEGISCEIIDLRTVRPMDKETILASVRKTNRLVVLEEAWPFASISSEITYIVQEQAFDFLDAPIQRITTADAPAPYSPVLLKDWLPNAGDVVKAVKKVMYK, from the coding sequence ATGAGAACAATACAATTTAGAGAGGCCATTTGTGAAGCGATGAGCGAAGAAATGCGTCACGATGAATCCATATATTTAATGGGAGAAGAAGTTGCAGAATACAACGGAGCTTATAAAGCTTCAAAAGGAATGCTTGCTGAGTTTGGTGAAAAAAGAGTAATCGATACTCCAATTGCTGAGCTTGGTTTTACAGGAATTGCAGTAGGATCTGCAATGAATGGCTGTCGTCCTATTGTTGAGTATATGACTTTCAACTTCTGTTTAGTAGGTATTGATCAAATTATAAATAATGCTGCTAAAATGCGTCAAATGACAGGTGGACAATTTAACGTGCCTATCGTTTTTCGCGGACCAACTGCTTCTGCAGGTCAATTAGGAGCAACTCACTCTCAAGCTTTAGAAAACTGGTTTGCTAATACTCCGGGACTTAAAGTAGTTGTACCTTCAACTCCTTACGATGCAAAAGGACTTTTGAAATCTGCTATTCGTGATAATGATCCGGTAATTTTTATGGAATCTGAGCAAATGTATGGTGACAAAGGTGAGGTGCCGGACGGAGAATACACAATTCCATTAGGAGTTGCCGATGTTAAACGTGAAGGAAAAGATGTTACAATTGTTTCTTTTGGTAAAATTATCAAAGAAGCTTTTATTGCTGCTGATGAATTGGCTAAAGAAGGAATCTCTTGTGAGATTATCGATTTAAGAACAGTTCGTCCAATGGATAAAGAAACTATTCTTGCTTCTGTAAGAAAAACAAACCGTTTAGTAGTTTTAGAAGAAGCTTGGCCATTTGCAAGTATTTCATCTGAAATCACTTATATCGTTCAGGAACAAGCATTCGATTTCCTAGATGCGCCAATTCAGCGTATTACGACTGCCGATGCACCTGCACCATATTCTCCTGTTTTACTAAAAGATTGGTTGCCAAACGCTGGTGATGTAGTAAAAGCAGTAAAGAAAGTAATGTACAAATAG
- a CDS encoding sodium-translocating pyrophosphatase, with protein sequence MNAFMIYLPIVMAILGLLFMGIKRAWVLKQDAGDGKMKEISEHIYEGALAFLKAEYKLLTIFVIIASIALAGITFIPGVKTHLLIVVAFIFGALFSAYAGNIGMKIATKTNVRTTQAARTSLPQALKVSFGGGTVMGLGVAGLAVLGLTGFFIIFFNILSGGVWKDTETMTVVLETLAGFSLGAESIALFARVGGGIYTKAADVGADLVGKVEAGIPEDDPRNPATIADNVGDNVGDVAGMGADLFGSYVATVLAAMVLGNYVIKDMGGNIQDIFGGIGPILLPMAIAGFGILFSIIGTTLVKITDDNAKEAQVQKALNIGNWVSIVLTAIACFFLVQHMLPEVMTMEFFGEGSQQISSMRVFYATLVGLVVGGAISSVTEYYTGLGTKPVLAIVQKSSTGAGTNVIAGLATGMISTFPTVLLFAVAIWISYALAGFYGVALAASAMMATTAMQLAIDAFGPISDNAGGIAEMSELPKEVRTRTDILDSVGNTTAATGKGFAIASAALTSLALFAAYVTFTGIDGINIFKAPVLAMLFVGGMIPVVFSALAMNSVGKAAMDMVYEVRRQFKEIPGIMEGTGKPEYGKCVEISTKAALREMMLPGILTIGFPIAIVLIGKLVYAGNNQLIAEMLGGYMAGVTVSGVLWAVFQNNAGGAWDNAKKSFEAGVLINGEMTYKGSDAHKAAVTGDTVGDPFKDTSGPSMNILIKLTCLIGLVIAPILGEGHSASGMTEKGSCCKKMEIHLGGDSKCGDFSKMTKEECAKMCKEKGCSAEETAKCLAHYDANGKYVHQKTDCFDTTQYSKKRVEVNLSTVNGVTVGTVTKTENGKTTTEVFEGTEAEVKAKIEAVK encoded by the coding sequence ATGAATGCATTTATGATTTATTTGCCAATCGTTATGGCAATTTTAGGATTACTTTTCATGGGAATAAAAAGGGCTTGGGTTTTAAAACAAGATGCGGGCGACGGAAAGATGAAAGAGATTTCAGAACACATTTACGAGGGAGCCCTCGCCTTTTTAAAAGCCGAATATAAATTATTGACCATTTTTGTAATTATTGCCAGTATTGCATTGGCCGGAATTACTTTTATTCCGGGAGTTAAAACGCATTTATTAATAGTAGTTGCTTTTATATTTGGAGCCTTATTTTCAGCTTATGCCGGTAATATCGGGATGAAAATAGCGACAAAAACGAATGTTAGAACGACGCAGGCTGCCCGCACGAGTTTACCGCAGGCTTTAAAAGTTTCGTTTGGCGGCGGAACCGTAATGGGACTTGGGGTTGCAGGTTTAGCAGTGTTAGGACTTACGGGGTTCTTTATTATCTTCTTTAATATTTTATCAGGAGGGGTATGGAAAGATACCGAAACGATGACGGTTGTTCTGGAAACGCTGGCAGGGTTTTCACTTGGTGCCGAATCTATTGCTTTATTTGCCAGAGTAGGCGGAGGAATTTATACCAAAGCTGCCGATGTGGGTGCTGATTTAGTAGGTAAAGTAGAAGCCGGAATTCCGGAAGATGATCCACGTAACCCGGCTACAATTGCCGATAACGTTGGGGATAATGTAGGTGACGTTGCCGGTATGGGAGCCGATTTGTTTGGGTCGTATGTAGCAACTGTTCTGGCCGCAATGGTTTTAGGAAATTACGTGATTAAAGATATGGGAGGCAATATTCAGGATATTTTTGGAGGAATCGGTCCAATTTTGCTTCCAATGGCAATTGCCGGTTTCGGGATTTTATTCTCGATTATCGGAACCACACTGGTAAAAATAACAGATGATAATGCGAAAGAAGCGCAGGTACAAAAAGCATTAAATATAGGAAACTGGGTTTCTATTGTCCTTACGGCAATTGCCTGTTTCTTTTTAGTTCAGCACATGTTACCGGAAGTGATGACAATGGAATTCTTCGGAGAAGGATCGCAACAGATATCTTCTATGCGAGTTTTTTACGCTACTTTGGTAGGTTTAGTAGTTGGTGGAGCCATTTCATCTGTTACGGAATATTATACAGGATTAGGAACAAAACCGGTTTTGGCCATTGTGCAAAAATCATCAACAGGAGCGGGAACAAATGTAATTGCCGGTTTGGCGACCGGAATGATCTCAACTTTTCCAACCGTTTTATTATTTGCAGTAGCCATTTGGATTTCTTATGCTTTGGCAGGATTTTACGGGGTAGCTTTGGCGGCTTCGGCAATGATGGCTACAACAGCCATGCAATTGGCGATCGATGCTTTTGGTCCAATCTCTGACAATGCCGGAGGTATAGCTGAAATGAGTGAATTACCTAAAGAAGTACGTACCAGAACCGATATTTTGGATTCAGTAGGAAATACTACTGCTGCAACCGGAAAAGGTTTTGCAATTGCCTCAGCAGCTTTGACATCTTTGGCACTGTTTGCAGCTTATGTAACTTTTACCGGAATTGACGGAATCAATATTTTTAAAGCACCAGTTTTAGCCATGTTATTTGTTGGAGGAATGATTCCGGTTGTTTTCTCAGCTTTAGCGATGAATTCCGTTGGAAAAGCAGCTATGGATATGGTATATGAAGTACGCCGTCAGTTTAAAGAGATTCCGGGAATTATGGAGGGAACCGGAAAACCTGAATATGGTAAATGTGTTGAAATTTCAACGAAAGCCGCTTTACGCGAAATGATGCTGCCGGGGATTTTAACGATTGGCTTTCCAATTGCAATTGTGTTAATTGGTAAATTAGTTTATGCAGGCAACAATCAGTTAATTGCGGAGATGTTAGGAGGCTATATGGCCGGAGTAACGGTTTCCGGAGTACTTTGGGCCGTTTTTCAAAATAATGCCGGTGGTGCCTGGGATAATGCTAAAAAATCATTTGAAGCCGGAGTTTTAATCAATGGAGAAATGACGTACAAAGGATCGGATGCGCACAAAGCAGCAGTAACAGGAGATACTGTTGGAGATCCGTTTAAAGATACTTCAGGGCCTTCTATGAATATCCTGATTAAACTGACATGTTTGATTGGTTTAGTTATTGCACCTATTTTAGGAGAAGGTCACTCAGCTTCAGGAATGACAGAAAAAGGTTCTTGTTGTAAAAAAATGGAAATACACCTTGGAGGAGATTCTAAATGTGGAGATTTCTCAAAGATGACTAAAGAAGAATGCGCCAAAATGTGCAAAGAAAAAGGATGTTCTGCAGAAGAAACGGCAAAATGTCTCGCACACTATGATGCTAACGGAAAATACGTTCATCAAAAAACAGATTGTTTTGATACTACCCAATACAGTAAAAAAAGAGTAGAAGTTAATTTGTCTACGGTTAATGGGGTTACAGTGGGAACCGTAACCAAAACCGAAAACGGTAAAACGACTACAGAAGTTTTTGAAGGAACAGAAGCCGAAGTAAAAGCAAAAATTGAAGCTGTGAAATAA
- a CDS encoding DUF5686 family protein: protein MKRIILLSLFFVLALVGGVAAQTKVSGIVLDKSNQPIPFANVVFKGSNTGIVSNEDGRFYLESPNTYTTLVVSSAGFSDREVTLEKAVNYDFKIVLSEAEALNEVVIFTGKTSKKNNPALDILRKIWERKRKNGLYQFSQYQMQKYEKVEFDMNTIDSAFMKNKLFKGMEFVFQHVDTSEVTGKTYLPIFISESLYDVYGDNKLKKTKENLTGNKTSGFNGNQQILSFVKDLYSDYNIYDNHLKFFDKSFTSPLSRTGIDVYNYVLKDSAYVDKKWCYNIVFYPRRKNELTFKGDFWVNDTTFAIKKINMAVTKSANINWVKDIYIEQEFEVENDSVFLLTRDYMMSDFALNKKEKSKGVYGKRTTLYKDHKFNLQKPESFYKQEVNFIDNSVYTKSDEFWNENRFEKLNKDEAGIYKMLDTLQTVKRFKQLYSLVSILGSGYVEFRNFDFGPIFSTFGYNEVEGLRLRAGGRTYFGPNDPWRIQAYTAYGFDDNKFKYGVSGKWMVDKKNRIIISGGNRRDIEQIGASLTTTNDILGRSFASSALFTTGSNGKLTNINLSNVSLEMEPLKNFVVQAGISYRTLQSASPTFSLDYYTTLPTAANPAGVIANKVTQSEANIQFEFMPNRKTIGFGVERNIVDSPFSHFFVNFSYGLKGVMNSDFAYQKVQLFYKQPIIIGPLGRSNIIIETGKTFGTIPLGLMSVIPGNQTYFTIENTFSNLNFYEFVTDQYTTLQWNHDFGGRLFARIPFMRKLNWREFVGIRAVHGTISDANRAINASGLPYNAPENVYWEYNAGIGNIFKVFRLDFSWRGNYLNMPDASKFAIKGSFGFYF from the coding sequence ATGAAAAGAATAATTTTACTCAGCTTATTTTTTGTACTCGCACTAGTGGGTGGCGTTGCTGCACAAACTAAAGTGAGTGGAATTGTTTTGGACAAATCGAACCAGCCGATTCCGTTTGCAAATGTTGTTTTTAAAGGGTCGAATACAGGAATCGTTTCGAATGAAGACGGACGTTTTTATCTCGAATCGCCTAATACCTATACCACTTTAGTTGTGAGCTCAGCGGGATTCTCTGACCGGGAAGTTACGTTGGAAAAAGCGGTAAACTATGATTTTAAAATAGTTTTAAGTGAAGCTGAAGCGCTAAACGAAGTCGTTATTTTTACCGGAAAAACATCTAAGAAAAATAATCCGGCACTGGATATTCTGAGAAAAATCTGGGAACGTAAACGGAAGAACGGATTGTACCAGTTTAGTCAGTATCAAATGCAGAAGTATGAAAAAGTCGAGTTTGATATGAACACGATTGATAGTGCTTTTATGAAGAATAAACTCTTCAAAGGAATGGAATTTGTGTTCCAGCATGTTGATACATCTGAAGTCACCGGAAAAACGTATCTGCCCATTTTCATAAGTGAATCACTTTATGATGTATACGGAGATAATAAATTAAAGAAAACTAAAGAGAACCTGACCGGAAATAAAACTTCCGGGTTTAATGGTAATCAGCAGATTTTGTCTTTTGTAAAAGATCTTTACTCCGATTATAATATTTACGACAATCACCTTAAATTTTTCGATAAGAGCTTTACAAGTCCGCTTTCCAGAACCGGAATTGATGTTTATAATTATGTTTTAAAAGACAGTGCTTATGTCGATAAAAAATGGTGTTATAATATTGTTTTTTATCCAAGACGTAAAAACGAACTGACTTTTAAAGGGGATTTTTGGGTAAACGATACCACTTTTGCGATCAAAAAAATTAATATGGCCGTTACGAAAAGTGCCAATATTAACTGGGTAAAGGACATTTATATCGAACAGGAGTTTGAGGTAGAGAATGATTCTGTATTTCTCTTAACCCGAGATTATATGATGTCTGATTTTGCTTTAAACAAAAAAGAAAAATCAAAAGGGGTTTACGGAAAACGTACTACATTATATAAAGATCATAAATTCAATCTTCAAAAACCGGAAAGTTTCTACAAGCAGGAAGTTAATTTTATCGATAATTCCGTTTATACCAAATCGGATGAGTTTTGGAATGAAAACCGTTTTGAAAAACTCAACAAAGATGAAGCGGGTATTTATAAAATGCTTGACACGCTGCAAACTGTCAAAAGATTCAAGCAACTCTATAGCTTAGTTTCTATTCTGGGCAGTGGTTATGTCGAGTTTAGGAATTTTGATTTTGGACCTATCTTTTCAACATTTGGTTATAATGAAGTTGAAGGGTTGCGATTGCGTGCAGGAGGAAGGACTTATTTTGGTCCGAACGATCCTTGGCGTATACAAGCTTATACTGCTTATGGTTTTGATGATAATAAATTCAAATACGGAGTTTCCGGAAAATGGATGGTGGACAAGAAAAACCGTATCATTATCTCCGGAGGAAACAGACGCGATATCGAACAAATAGGTGCGAGCTTAACAACTACAAACGATATTTTAGGACGAAGTTTTGCTTCTTCCGCCTTATTTACTACTGGAAGTAATGGAAAATTGACAAACATTAATCTGAGCAATGTTTCCCTTGAAATGGAACCTCTTAAGAATTTTGTTGTTCAGGCAGGAATTTCATACAGAACATTACAATCGGCTTCTCCTACTTTTAGTTTAGATTATTATACTACTTTACCAACGGCGGCAAATCCGGCGGGTGTAATAGCTAATAAAGTAACGCAGTCAGAGGCGAACATTCAGTTTGAGTTTATGCCTAATCGTAAAACGATAGGTTTTGGAGTAGAGCGAAATATTGTTGACAGTCCGTTCAGTCATTTCTTTGTGAACTTTAGTTATGGTTTAAAAGGGGTCATGAATAGTGATTTTGCTTATCAAAAAGTGCAGTTGTTTTACAAGCAGCCTATTATTATTGGGCCATTAGGAAGATCTAATATTATTATTGAAACCGGAAAAACCTTTGGTACAATTCCGCTGGGATTAATGAGTGTAATACCCGGAAACCAGACTTATTTTACGATTGAAAATACCTTCAGTAACTTAAATTTCTACGAGTTTGTAACCGATCAGTATACTACTTTACAATGGAATCATGATTTTGGCGGAAGGCTGTTTGCAAGAATTCCTTTCATGAGAAAATTAAACTGGAGAGAATTTGTAGGAATCAGAGCTGTACATGGAACTATTTCGGATGCCAATCGTGCCATTAATGCTTCGGGGTTACCTTATAATGCACCCGAAAATGTGTACTGGGAATACAATGCCGGAATTGGAAATATATTCAAAGTATTCCGTCTTGACTTCTCTTGGAGAGGAAATTACCTCAATATGCCGGATGCAAGCAAATTTGCAATAAAAGGATCATTTGGTTTTTATTTTTAG
- a CDS encoding GLPGLI family protein translates to MKNAIYYMTLMLVITQMQAQKDFQGMAVYESKTQAPKMGEIRTNREITPEMQKNMEERMKKMLEKTFILNFDKSASIYKEEEKLETPGQQGGGMRVMVNSFMGGGGTFYKDVKAKTYTVDKEFMGKEFLVIDSLPKLNWKMESETKQIGGYTCYKATAVKEASKTDFRNFRPKNKEEKKDDTGKTSGETKTNFADNFEIPKEIIITAWYSPEIPVNQGPENYWGLPGLILEVNDGRTTILCSKIVLNAKEKIEIKPSKKGKVISQKDYDETVIKKMEELREMNRGREGGPGGGPILIRR, encoded by the coding sequence ATGAAAAATGCAATCTATTATATGACATTGATGCTTGTAATCACACAGATGCAGGCTCAGAAAGATTTTCAGGGAATGGCGGTTTACGAATCGAAAACACAGGCTCCGAAAATGGGAGAAATACGTACGAATCGTGAAATTACACCCGAAATGCAAAAGAACATGGAAGAGCGAATGAAGAAAATGCTCGAAAAGACATTCATTCTGAATTTTGACAAATCGGCTTCTATTTATAAGGAAGAAGAAAAGCTCGAAACTCCGGGGCAACAAGGTGGAGGAATGCGCGTTATGGTGAATTCGTTTATGGGTGGTGGCGGAACTTTTTATAAAGATGTTAAAGCCAAAACATACACCGTAGATAAGGAATTTATGGGGAAAGAGTTTCTGGTAATAGATTCTCTGCCGAAGCTAAACTGGAAAATGGAATCTGAAACAAAACAAATTGGAGGGTACACCTGCTACAAAGCAACAGCAGTAAAAGAAGCCAGCAAAACAGATTTTAGGAATTTCAGACCTAAAAATAAAGAGGAGAAAAAAGACGATACCGGGAAAACTTCAGGAGAAACGAAGACCAATTTTGCGGATAATTTCGAAATCCCTAAAGAGATTATTATCACGGCCTGGTACTCGCCGGAGATTCCGGTAAATCAGGGACCTGAGAATTATTGGGGACTACCGGGTTTAATACTTGAAGTAAATGATGGAAGAACGACTATTCTATGTTCGAAAATAGTATTGAATGCGAAAGAAAAAATAGAAATTAAACCTTCAAAAAAGGGGAAAGTAATTTCTCAGAAAGATTATGACGAAACGGTCATTAAAAAGATGGAGGAATTGAGAGAAATGAACCGCGGTCGCGAAGGTGGTCCGGGTGGAGGTCCGATACTGATAAGACGTTAA
- a CDS encoding electron transfer flavoprotein subunit beta/FixA family protein, with the protein MKILVCISHVPDTTSKINFSNGDSEFDTNGVQYVINPNDEFGLTRAIWFQEQQGATVTVVNVGGPDTEPTLRKALAIGANEAIRVNANPTDGFFVAKQLAEVIKNGGYDLVIAGKESLDYNGGMVPGMIAGILGSNFLNSCTAITVEGNNVKAVREIDGGKETVSTTLPLIIGGQKGLVEEKDLRIPNMRGIMTARTKALTILEPVDAPVNTKAVKFEKPAPKSAVKLVSPDNLDELINLLHNEAKVI; encoded by the coding sequence ATGAAAATATTAGTTTGCATCAGCCACGTGCCTGATACTACTTCAAAAATTAACTTCTCCAATGGTGACTCAGAATTCGATACCAATGGTGTTCAATATGTAATTAATCCTAATGACGAGTTTGGTCTTACACGTGCAATCTGGTTTCAGGAGCAACAAGGTGCAACGGTAACCGTTGTAAATGTTGGAGGACCTGACACTGAGCCTACTTTACGTAAAGCTTTGGCAATTGGTGCAAACGAAGCAATTCGTGTAAATGCTAACCCAACTGATGGTTTTTTTGTTGCAAAACAATTGGCCGAAGTAATCAAAAATGGTGGTTATGATTTAGTAATTGCCGGAAAAGAATCTTTAGATTATAATGGCGGAATGGTTCCTGGAATGATTGCAGGAATTTTAGGTTCTAACTTTTTAAATTCTTGTACTGCTATCACTGTTGAAGGCAACAATGTAAAAGCTGTTCGTGAAATCGATGGTGGAAAAGAAACTGTAAGCACTACTTTACCTTTAATCATTGGTGGTCAAAAAGGTCTTGTTGAAGAAAAAGATCTACGTATTCCAAACATGAGAGGAATCATGACAGCAAGAACAAAAGCATTAACGATTCTTGAGCCGGTTGATGCTCCTGTAAATACAAAAGCAGTAAAATTTGAAAAACCAGCTCCTAAATCAGCAGTGAAATTAGTTTCTCCTGATAATTTAGATGAATTAATCAATTTATTACACAACGAGGCTAAAGTAATCTAG
- a CDS encoding deoxynucleoside kinase, producing the protein MHIAIAGNIGAGKTTLTKLLAKHFKWEPHYEDVVDNPYLDDFYHQMERWSFNLQIYFLNSRFRQVLQIRESGKKIIQDRTIYEDAHIFAPNLYSMGLMTSRDFENYTSLFELMESLVKAPDLLIYLRSSIPNLVGQIHKRGRDYENSISIDYLSRLNERYEAWIQTYTKGKLLIIDVDNINFVDNPEDLGNIINRIDAELNGLF; encoded by the coding sequence ATGCACATAGCAATAGCAGGAAATATAGGAGCCGGAAAAACTACTTTAACTAAATTGTTGGCGAAACATTTTAAATGGGAGCCTCATTACGAAGACGTAGTTGACAATCCGTATTTAGATGATTTTTACCATCAAATGGAGCGTTGGTCGTTCAATCTTCAGATTTATTTCCTAAACAGCCGTTTCCGTCAGGTATTACAAATTCGCGAAAGCGGAAAGAAAATTATTCAGGACAGAACCATTTACGAAGATGCTCATATTTTCGCTCCCAACCTGTATTCTATGGGATTGATGACAAGTCGTGACTTCGAAAATTACACTTCTCTTTTTGAATTAATGGAGTCATTAGTAAAAGCTCCAGATTTATTAATTTACCTGAGAAGCTCTATCCCCAATCTGGTAGGACAGATTCACAAACGCGGACGTGATTACGAAAATTCGATTTCAATCGACTATTTAAGCCGTCTGAACGAAAGATATGAAGCATGGATTCAGACGTATACCAAAGGGAAATTATTGATTATTGATGTTGACAATATTAACTTCGTAGATAATCCGGAAGACTTAGGAAACATCATTAACAGAATTGATGCTGAGCTAAACGGATTGTTTTAG
- a CDS encoding acyltransferase: protein MSITIESKNLNWTNNLRVLATISVIVVHVACDILYQYGHISNFTWWTGNVYDGLVRFCVPVFLMLTGALMLNKKYELNDFLKKKFSRIILPFLFWSLFYVLLTVRSEFLLESEKAFVDIFKRAFILIIGGSSFHLWYIYMVIGIYLFIPILSKWIQNANEKEILYFLAIWIFALMINQPIFSKFRINVDLTYFTGFLGYLVLGYYLSVKSFQYDARRLKQISVLLLSFGAIITIFGTYFLSISEDRFNEYFYGYLTFNVMIVSIGLFIYFKNSKISNPTLIRVINFINKYSYGIYLVHILVLRFLVFSGIDYDFINPILAIPITTLLCLVISSFIIYGVNKLPYGEYISG, encoded by the coding sequence ATGAGTATAACTATAGAAAGTAAGAATCTAAATTGGACAAATAATCTTAGAGTTTTAGCCACTATCAGTGTGATCGTAGTGCATGTAGCCTGCGATATTCTGTATCAGTACGGTCATATATCCAATTTTACCTGGTGGACAGGTAATGTTTACGATGGTCTTGTTCGTTTTTGTGTACCGGTTTTTTTGATGCTTACCGGAGCATTAATGCTGAACAAAAAATACGAACTGAATGATTTTTTGAAAAAAAAGTTCTCGAGAATTATTTTACCTTTCTTATTCTGGAGTCTTTTTTATGTTCTGTTAACAGTCAGAAGCGAATTTTTGTTAGAATCTGAAAAAGCATTTGTCGATATTTTTAAGCGTGCCTTTATACTCATTATCGGAGGGAGCTCCTTTCATCTATGGTACATTTATATGGTTATTGGGATTTATCTTTTTATCCCGATTCTCAGCAAGTGGATTCAGAATGCCAATGAAAAGGAGATATTGTATTTTCTGGCCATTTGGATTTTTGCTTTAATGATTAATCAGCCCATTTTTTCTAAGTTTCGAATCAATGTTGATCTGACTTATTTTACTGGTTTTTTAGGATATCTGGTTTTGGGTTATTATTTGTCAGTCAAGTCATTTCAATATGATGCCAGGAGATTGAAACAGATTTCTGTACTCTTACTTTCTTTTGGAGCTATTATTACAATTTTCGGAACTTATTTTCTGTCGATATCGGAAGATCGTTTTAATGAATATTTTTATGGTTACCTGACTTTTAATGTCATGATCGTTTCTATTGGATTGTTTATCTATTTCAAAAATTCAAAAATTTCAAATCCAACCCTCATTCGGGTTATTAATTTTATCAATAAATACAGCTACGGAATCTATCTGGTCCATATTCTGGTACTTCGCTTTCTGGTCTTTTCAGGAATTGATTATGATTTTATAAATCCGATTTTGGCTATTCCGATTACTACTTTATTGTGTTTGGTTATATCTTCTTTCATAATTTACGGAGTGAATAAACTTCCATATGGTGAGTACATTTCAGGATAA
- a CDS encoding DNA-3-methyladenine glycosylase, whose protein sequence is MQEAIDFLSARNPVFLEIIDKYGLPPIPKRPQGFETLVLLILEQQVSIDSAKATFLKIKAYTTCSPENMIELSEEEFRNLGVSRQKTKYIKILAEAVLSKELDIESLATKSAKEVREELIKLKGIGNWTIDIYLMFCLQEPDLIPLGDIAVVNTIKELLDIHDKKEMEIHAEQWSPYRSYATYLLWHYYLNKRNRKITY, encoded by the coding sequence ATGCAGGAAGCTATCGATTTTCTATCCGCCAGGAACCCTGTTTTTCTGGAAATTATCGACAAATACGGATTGCCGCCCATTCCAAAACGCCCGCAAGGTTTTGAGACTTTGGTATTGCTTATTTTGGAGCAGCAAGTTTCAATAGATTCGGCAAAAGCTACGTTTTTAAAGATAAAGGCTTATACGACCTGTAGTCCTGAAAATATGATAGAATTATCGGAGGAAGAGTTTCGAAATTTAGGAGTGAGCCGTCAAAAGACGAAATACATTAAAATATTGGCAGAAGCCGTTTTGAGTAAAGAATTGGACATTGAAAGTCTGGCCACAAAATCGGCAAAAGAAGTTCGTGAAGAGCTTATTAAACTGAAAGGAATTGGAAACTGGACCATTGATATTTATCTGATGTTCTGTCTTCAGGAACCCGATTTGATTCCGTTGGGAGATATTGCAGTAGTTAACACTATTAAAGAATTATTGGATATTCACGACAAAAAGGAAATGGAAATTCATGCGGAACAATGGAGTCCGTATCGGTCTTATGCCACCTATCTGCTTTGGCATTATTATCTAAACAAAAGAAATCGAAAGATTACGTATTAA